The Cryptomeria japonica chromosome 2, Sugi_1.0, whole genome shotgun sequence region tctagtatgaactggggcattccttgtgtgacactgtcttatctccatgcaaacaggtacaatgactttttgggttgaacatatgtctcgattgtcataacctacttgccataataaagctcaatgatgataacgcacaagaagctctttcactttcatatcttctatcttccatccccctttcttgattgacttccatcgtccttcttgagtccatgtagcccgctatcacatgactgaatataatgacacgccaaaaacatttgcatttcatgtagttgcacctgtattactacatattagcatttcatacatacatataaatatcacaattgcatcacatcctgcacacaacacatattagcacattttacattttcatcatgtaaataatcatttgcattatcacattcatttgcatttcatacattcacatttgcataacacataaaaaacataaaagaacaaaaatattgcattgcatcatatacatatttgcatccataacataagcatcacatagaaacatatatcatgaaacatctcatcacataggtacacatgcatatagttgtcgcaaagatgaatcatctcatatatatatcaaaaaatcatgtgtcatgatacaatgatgtcaaaatacatatggctacacagccaatccttgtgtcgccctattcagacagaggaacccactgatcactcctgccaacactgctgGTAGCACTAATCCTatagctatcatggtgtcccaagccacgtgtccaactCTTATCTCTAGTTTAGGATCTTGAAACCCTCGTCTCaaggcatccctatctccatctcgatcgtaaggaactaactccccatcgatcaatatcctcagtatcttgtatacatcctctaaggtgactgtcatctcacccatcggcaaatgaaaactacaagtctctgagtgccatctctcaaccagtGCAGTTAGCagccccatgttcacccgaaactcatgCACATACATAATAAAttgcagacccataacctcaatggcaaccctgtcctcgaatgtcaactctggtcgtaacctctgagtcgatgagaatctctctcatgactccaacataggtaggtactcctacagtcaagcaaagcaatcatgtcaatCAAAGtgacattcattgttcatcacaaagtgttgctcacatttgcacttcttgttcatcacaaagtgctgctcacatttgcactccctgttcatcacaaagtgctgctcacatttgcactcattgttcatcacaaagtgttgctcatattttagtactccctattcatcccaaagtactatgtcttggtactcactgttcatcacaaagtgcctcgatctatcctaatcttccctagaggacctgcttgagtgtatcctctcagcagcttatccaatcgacagcgtatgttcatcacagaactatcgatttgccctagaagacacaaacgcgctttcattacataaatgcgcttacatattgcacaaacgcgcctggcacaaacacaaacatgcctgagcattttttgaccttgtttgacatattctaaaatgcaattattgcactacctagcatgcattaatgacaacatttattgcaacaaactacaaagaggttttgcggtacttactggctctcctgcatctattggcctctgaaatcggcgaacgcgatcgaatctgtgcaccaatgtcaTCGTTGTTGACTGTTACTGCTCTATTCTctttctgcactctaatctcttggatgtgtggatgacaatgaggatgttttccctagccctagccctcatttcccgagtcagtcttcgttatctcaTGACTCAGTCACTCTATCTTATCTTGTcattcctttctagcctttctttcttatcgagagattgtctgcgatcttttcagacattttcatccaatctctcgagggggcatatcattcccatcttagaGCAACTTtctatcagttcatattatcttttttgaaacaacgcgacaaaccgcattgtctcaaagaggggcaaaatgtagacacctaaaattgtcatgtctaattaaataaatattttatttatttaattactttagcctaattcctctattaattaaataaatctttatttatttaattaattcatttatcatcttctagccttatttctcatttaaataaatacttttatttatttaaattgtccttttcttaaattaaataaatatcttatttatttaattgatcctacttcttctattaattaaataaatctttatttatttaattaattcattagctttttctacctatgacacatgtcattcatctcttaattcctacactacctaccctcttattattttattatttcttttacctaccgtctaatcatagccgacctcttttacacctctcaatcttatccctccatttcttatggtgtcttctatataaggagatgcttccttcattatcaaaccctgactatgcatcctggctaatcaatttatgcactttcatatgcgatcctacttgcaaccacatttatgttcattgttgagctcttgtgcacataaaatctgagagcaaatatatcaagcaagatctatggagatagaaagaatagagattcaaaccctattggacatgtgatggtataatctatgtgatttcatttgatttgcattgtcttaggtaatcttcatatgttatggtggatctttgttgttgttagactagagttttgtggttgaattcatttagtctttcaacattgttgtcatccatttttaccatatacaaTATCTACTAATATTTGGTAAAGAAAAACTGTCATTACTGTGAATTTAGCTAAGTAGTAAGGTTAAAGAGGATTAATACCTGGGGGGCATTGACTTGCTTGAGGTCGGTCCTGGCAAAAGCAGAAGAAATCTCTTGAATAGGTAAAGTTAAACCCACAAAAACCCCTCGTTTCTTCACAAGGTCTACACTTCTGCTCTAGTTCGCTGGCAAAAGTTCATTGCACTGTTTGCACTTGAAGAGTCACCATTCTTGGAAAACATGACACATTTAGATACCCTGCTGGATAAGATCCGTAGGGCACACATTTCTCATCACACTGGTATACCAACAGACTTGCGTTTTCTATGTTGATCACATTAAAAACTCTGTATCCTGAATCCCAGGATAATTCGATCAAATTGATAAATTCACAATGCTGGAAATTCTTGTCATTTGTCATCGTGAAAGTTTGATTAGCATTGAAAATCTGTAATATTGTGTACTGCTGCCTCCCTAGATCAATTACTGGACGTATTTTATCCACACAGTCGATCTGAAAACCTAGCAGACCACAACTACGATTTCCTACGCCGAATGGAAACCTGAAAtttgtgtttccacatgtttgATTGCTTTTGCAATATTCATACTGCGTGTCAACACATAGCGAGAGACGAAATAAAATGGCATAGAGAATAATACTAAACTGAAGACTCTATCGATGGATACAGAGAGGACTCAGAGAATTGAACCGCGGATTGTATGGAATTCGAGATAAAATACCCTTGCGATGACTCCGAAGAAAACAGCGCACTGAATGGAATTGGCCCTTCAGATAGTTGAATTTTTCAGAAGTCGGACTTTTTATCAAATATAATATTTGCATTTTACTTTTTGTAGACGAATAAAAACAACCCAATCCAAAATAATTTATAATTCCATACTATAAATTGATGTTCAAATCTCAATAAGCAAGCATGACTTTATTGTAGTAGTTATAGGGAAATTTTGACTTTTAGGAGTTACATTTATAATAATTTGCATATCAACTCATACCTTCAAGTACAAGCTTAAACTTCATCTTTTAAATCTTTTTCAACTACTTCTAATTCCTCTCTAAGCACTCCTACTTCTTCAAGCACTTCTACTTCTTCAAGTACTCTTGATTCTTCTTCCACTCAATCTTAAATAATCAATCTTATCTTTATGTTTTCTATGGGTTGTCCTCTATTCTAGTTAGTATAATTCTTCTTAGGTCTCTAGACTCTCAAATTATGATTCAATCACAATACATGGAGTGAACCATTTGTGTGTTGTCCAAATGGTATTTCCCCAGTCTAAATTTTGTAATAGCGATGTGTAGACCAAAGTCAACCTCTATGCTTTGTTATGGAGTAACCTTGTTGTACTATTAAGAAACTAAGCCCATCCCTATGTCTACTATGAGATGCTTCACAATTTACACCAATAATTTTCCAACAAGTTTGGGCCTAGAAAGGAGGAATGAGGAAATTAACACCATAGACCTAGGTTCAAATCTGATTAGGCAAGGCACCCCTTCTAATGGCCATAAGGAAACCTAAAGGTAGGGGGTCACACTTATTGTAATAGATGGATTGACGCCCACCCCTATGTTTTTCGATGGGCTTGCCTTGAGGTACAATTGATTATAACCATATTAAGGATCCAAAGCTCACATCATGTCTATGATGATATGCCAAGAAATTTACCCTAAATTTTGTTGAATTTGCATCTTGATATAGAAGTGGGGAATCAAGAGTCTCACACTACTCAGCCAAGTTCAAATTAAACTTGGCTAAGACACCTCTTATAGTGTCCATGGGAACATAGTCACAATTATAATAATTCCTAGACTCAACCCACCACTATGTTGCATCATATGAACACCTTGAGGTAGAGTTAAGTGTGACCATATCTAAATCCCAATCTTACTCCCATGCCTTCTATGGGTCACCCCACATTTTATTTAGGAGTTACCTAGTGTAATTGGGTTTAAACACAAGAAATGAGAAGCTCTACACCATATGGTCCTAAAATAGAAATTTTCAAATCCTAGAGCCTTTCTTTACTTTCAAGGCTAGTGTTATGTCTCCAAGAATGTAGACAAAAACTCATTTATAAACTTGGAATTATTAAATATTAACTATGAGAGTGAGTAAACTCTCCCACTCTTTGAGCTTAGCTTAAACTCAAGAGGGTATTCTTATAGGTCTTTGAAAGAAGTTAATATTACAATATTGGAATGATTGGTCAATGTATCAAACAAGTATACCAAATTATGTTCTTAACCCCTAAAAATTGTCACTAAGTTAATAAAATACTACCTATAATAAATCCTTATACAGTTGATTTAGTACTCATATGTATCTATAGGTgaaaatgttacaagtgtggttgtcgttgcaccaaaagattgacatgttaatgctcgatacaaccactagacttatagaatccacatgaggaaattaagccatgccacaaacccgagcactgcattacacaacacaaggagaccaagggagcacaccttgcaacaacccccccccctccccccagcGCAAGTGAGGGGTTTCAACTTGtggtcaagctctgataccacttgttacaagtgtggttgtcattgcaccaaaagatcaacttgttaatgcccaatacaaccactacacttatagaatccataggaggcggttaagctatgtcacaaacccgagcgttgtgctacacaacacaaggagacaaagggtgcacaccttgcaacaaaaaaataatttgtaatCCCTTTAAATGGATCATTGAATACGTCATAGACAACTTGGTAGAGTGTATACATGTTAGAAATTATTCATAAAAAGTGTTACAAtttattttacttgaaatttgtccTTGATTTACAATATTAAATCATAAACGACGATGTGTAAACTTATTATTACTCCTATAACTATTGATAACTAATGTTGGAAGTTTCTAATGTGAATGAATGGTCCAGAACTTTAGTGATCAATTCCTTATCAACCAATAGAGTAGTGCCTAACCATTTTATATAGAAATCAACAAGGAATGACAAAGATACTATGTAAATAAATAGTTCTACTTAATAATCCCTCTTTAAATCCATTAATGTTCATCTATAATAGTTGGAAGACAAtcacatataaaataaaaaaattcattgattAAGTGTTGCAACATTTTCAAATACCCATTGACAACTTCACTTGCAAATGTGGTGAAAGAAATTTTATAAAGTGAGGACCTGTTGCACTTTAGAACTCTGAAAACCCTCTAAAACCCTAATGACTAACCCGAGAGATAACTATTACAAGCATTACTACATTAGCTATCTCTCTATAAATTGGAGAGCAATTTTAATGGAGTACACAATATTAGAATTTGAAAACCCAAAATGACCAACCCTTAGAAATAATTAAATCCATAAATATATGGATCTCTAACCTTGGAAACTAGGATGAACTAAGGAAACATAGTGGAAGAGTGCTATAGAGGTTCCTCATGCCACTGTCAACACTACCTTTAATGTATGCACTTATACCATCAACATCAAGACCTATAGGGCCatccaaaaggcaaaaaaatatcaTCACTTTGATTTATCACATCATGAGATATTACAAAGTTGTTTGAGTGTACAAAGCTAATATAAGTTGACAAAATCCACCATGAATCACTTAAAATATTACATAGATATAGAGTTTGGTACCCTAGTAGTTGCATTAAATATAGGTGCATCATTTTATACTTCCCCTTtcttttttcttcaaatttatacCTACAACATATAGTCATTTGTCCATATGTTGAAATTCATTTATAACCATGCttatattgagagagagagagagagagagagagagagagagagagagagagagagagagagagcaataaTAAATCACGCCTCAAAATTTGTTGTTCCAAGAAATTTAGAAGTATATAACTCATAGCTAGTACCAACAATAGTAtgaaactaaaaaataaatattagagtCGCTGCCTCAATTAATGAGGAAAAAGTAATGAACCATGAATTAGTATTCAAGACCTTGACATAATCTAGTTTCTCTCCACTAGCATAATATTCAATTATCACAAGAAAGAATGAGATTGAGATTTTATCATTTGTTAGCTAACATCACATCCTAAACATTAATGAAACATAATAAACTTAATAAATAATTCAAACCTTTCACCGTaaactttttaatttaatttttaatcatttgaatatttaaataatttttttttttgataatctcTTGATGATTTTTGTGATAACAACTAGAATAGTGACAACATTTATTTACAATGCATTGCTAATTGATTAGActtctaattatttattaaatttttaaaaaatatttcaatcTTTTATAATATCACATAATATTACAAACATGTTATTCTTAATGCTAACACCACATCGTTAAAATTAATAAAACATAATAAACTTATAAAATCATTGAAACATGCGAActggtgaaagatcttggaggggaAGATATGGCCGTTGGAGATAGCAAAACCACTGGTCCTAGTTCCAGAACCAAAAGCAAgagcagcaacaagggtacctccagattcattatggaggagctggaAGAAATTAACAGGatttccatccagaagaacaaggatttGGTGCTCTTTCTTAATTgagatttttttcttttgttttctcttgTTTGTCTATGTTTCCTTTATTTTTGTGACTGCTCAAGGATGCTCCCCTATTTTAATGTTGGTCCATGTCTATTTGGTTGATGGCCGGTTGTTGTAAAACTCTTGGTTTCGGGTCTtatcaaaaatttgacaaaaaaataatttaatttttttatcatttaaatatttaaatttctaatttttttcaaatcaattaaatataatttttgtgATAATAACTAGattgatgaaaataaaaaattgagttCATTGCTAATTGATTCTATGTTCTAGTGATATGTtaaaatataaaaacatattttAATTTTTCTAGTATCACGtaatattacaaaaatattatTCTCAATGCTAGCATTGCTTCCTACACATTAATAAAAACATAATAAACTTGTTAAATAATTCAAATCTTTAACAAAAAATTTCATTTATTTCTTTGATttcaatatttgattttttttttttttttctaaatcatTTGAAAATGATTTTGTTATAACAATTGGaataatgacaaaaaaaaatgtataGTTCAATGCTAATTGATTTTATgttctaattatttattaaaattttaaaaatatttcaacattttctaatatcacataatattacAAAAATACTCTTCTTAATGCTAACTTGACATCCTAAACATTAATAAAAATGTATGTAATAAATACTCTTCTTAATGATTGTTTATTGTAAATCTCTCTCGAAACAATTTGACTTACATAATTTTCAGTGATATCATAAGAAGAGCAATTATAATACAGCTGATGTTTCAAACCTTGTGTTTACACCTCACCGGTGATTGAGGTTCTTTTAATCACGCTGTTAAAGTCTATGACCAAAGATTCAGGCGACAGGAATGGAGATAGCGGGGAAGGAGAAGAGTCGAAAGGAAAGGGAGGATTACTCACATCATCACCATTGCCTTCCAACATTTGAACCACGCTTCTCATCGCTGGCTGGTTTGCAGAATTGTGTTGTATGCACCACGATCCCACTTTTGTTAGCCGTATTGCTTTCTCATGGTCTATGCATCCTCTCTCTCTTGAAACTTCTCTTACCCTCTTCTCTAACTCCCCATTTTTTATCAACTTGAATGCCCActctggaaaataaatttgactgGACCTGCTTGCCTGCAAATTAATATTCTTCCTTCCTCCAACTATCTCCTATAACACCATTCCAAAACTGTAAACATCTGATTTGTTCGTTACAGGACCCAAATTTCTGTACCAAAGCTCTGGCGCAACGTACCCTGGGGTTCCTCTCGTTGTCGTAAGTGATATGTGATTGTCCCCCTTTCCACAAAGCTTAGCCAGACCAAAATCAGCTACTTTGGCTATGAACTCCGCATCCAAGAGTATATTGTGAGGCTTAATGTCGAAATGGATGATGCATCTGTTGCAGTCTTGGTGTAAATACGCAATCCCACAAGCTGCGCCCAAAGCAATTGAATACAACTGGTCCCAATTGACAATCTGTTCTTTTCCTTTTTCTGCAAATATAAACTTCTCCATACACCCATTCACGACGTCCTCATAGACAAGTGCTCTTCTAGCTTCTTTGAAGCAATAGCCCATCAGTCGAACCAAATTAACGTGATGGATCCTTCCGACAGTTGCAACTTCGTTCATGAACTGGCTCTCACTGTGTCTCGACTGATCCAGAATTTTTACAGCCACCATAGTACCGCTAGAGAGCTTTCCTTTGTAAACCACACCAAAAGCGCCTTCACCCAATTTATCTGCAAAATTGTTGGTGATCTTCTTCAGTTGAGAATATGAATATCTGCTGGGCATTTCATCAACATAATCATGAAGGAATTGCTCCACCTAGGAAGAAGGCCTTGAGATCCGATAATAAACTACAACCACTGCTGCAGCTATCAGCAAGCCTGCCGCTCCACTGGCAACACCTATTACAACTCCTCTTTTGCCTATCAAAATGTATGCACCGTTACAGACATCAATCATCAGACGAGAAAGGAAAAAAGATATTACTAAATGTTTGAATGAAGAGTAATACCTTTGGGGCAGTGCTTTGAATGAGGTCCATCCTGGCAAAAGCATAAGAAGTCCCCTAACTGAGGAGTTTTATACCCACAAAAGCCCTTACTTTTTTCACAACCTCTACAAGTATGTTCTCGTTCTTGGGGATAATTCCATTGCACTGTTGCTGCTGGAACGTTCACCATTCTGGGGGAACATGAGAGATTCAGATATTCTGGTGGATATGATACACATTTCTCACCCCACATATAAACTTCTTCACTTGCGTTGCTAACGTTGATGATATTAAAGATTTTGTTGCCCAAGTCCCAGGTTGAATTGATCAGATAAGAAGATGTGCAATCTTGGAAAATCttgtcatttgttaggataaatgtccgATTGTCAAAGAAAATCTGTAATATTGTGTAGTTGGTGTTCCCTATTCCAATTACTGGACGTACCTCCTGCACACAGTCGATCTCAAAGCTTGGGAGACCACAACTTCCATTTCCTACGCCGAAAGGAAACGTGAAGCTTTTGCTCCCACATGTTTGATTGCTTTTGCAATATTCGTACTGCGGATCAACGCATAGAGAGCATCAAAAGAAAAGGGCACAGATGGTAGCGCTGACAAGAAGACTTAGAGGAAGCATTGAGAGACTAGTGAAAGATAGACAAAGGATTCGAAGCGATTGAACCAATGCCATACTGAAATATGCATTTTAAGGAATAGAAATTCAGATACCATTAGGATGAGTCCAATAACATTAAGCCAAAAATCAGAGTATTTATTGCCAAGATGTGGACAACTAACTAGTGGTAATGGTAGAAGTTGACCTGGTTGGATGATACCCTAATATTGTCTAGAAGCACAAGTGGTCATTGGATTCTGTGTGTAGAATCTTGATACCTCATGCTTGTCTTCATTTGGTTGACCCGTACAATTTTTTTGAACTACATTACAAGGATTTGCACATGGCTGCGTGATTATTTCTTATTTGTTACTAGTAATTTAAGTCGCAAAGATCGTTTAGCTATTGGATTTGGTAGCAAAGTCTTAGGTGAAACTTATTCAGCTAAAAttcaaggactgaggggtatccatgtTGTTAAATTTGCCTAGAACACAATCATAAACTCATCCCTTCTTATGATGTTAGGGCCTTtgactcaacaagacttgatctctAGTGAGCTCATTTAGAACCATCCAACTTCACCAATAGATCAAGTGCCCATTAACTTTCCACATAGTTTTGATTTTGTCTAGTAAACATTGTCTACCAAATTGTATTTACCCATTTCACTAAATGTTGAATGTTTTACAAGGTGTGTGGAACTTAACTTCAATGTGTTGGTGTGATTAAAGTGTTGTACCTTGGTTAGTCTTCACCTAGGTCTTAATTACAcgtcacttaagcttacttagggaccaAATAGGAGCTTTTaggagcatttccactttaggtggtgTATCATGTTATCACATTCAACTTTATATGGTCTCTCCACCATTAGCGGTCTTATCATTTTATCACCTATCCATCTTTAGTGGTTTTATCATGTGATTACTTTTTCACGTtttgtgggtgatccacctttagtgaacACATCACACTATCagttttccactttaggtgggatgatatCTCATCCTTTTTTGTTCTCATGTCATTAGATtatgacacttgtcataatcttatgcactcCTATGTCTCACCTTGGCCTATTTAACCAAGGGGTCTCTTATGTACTTTCATCCATTGTAATTCAATCCAGTTGATTGATTTTATTTGCattattgataggaatacagtataTATTATTGtcatattatttctctcttgttcttgttctttccATTAGGTCTCTAAATTTTTGGTtgctaccttcatagccaaatcTTACACAATGAATATTTGCTCGTATATTAATTTTAATGAGTTCTTGATTTATGTGGCATGCATGTGGTGTTTTCTTATCAATAAAAACATAGTGATATGGATGAACCAAATGAGTTAGGCATTTGTGGGTTGAATATTATGGTACCATGTATTTTTATGTAATAGTGGTGGAACCATCTAGCCTCCCTTTTTCTATTTATATCTCTACTATGGCATTGATTTGTTCTTGAGACCAATGAGTATTTAGTTACATGGGTTGTTAGGTTTATTTTGAAAAGCATGATGCCatgtggttgcaagttgggaataGTGGTAAGCCTAGTGTTAATTCCCTTGATGATTTTTGAAAGGGA contains the following coding sequences:
- the LOC131039189 gene encoding rust resistance kinase Lr10-like: MPSRYSYSQLKKITNNFADKLGEGAFGVVYKGKLSSGTMVAVKILDQSRHSESQFMNEVATVGRIHHVNLVRLMGYCFKEARRALVYEDVVNGCMEKFIFAEKGKEQIVNWDQLYSIALGAACGIAYLHQDCNRCIIHFDIKPHNILLDAEFIAKVADFGLAKLCGKGDNHISLTTTRGTPGYVAPELWYRNLGPVTNKSDVYSFGMVL